The Spirosoma foliorum genome has a window encoding:
- a CDS encoding RNA polymerase sigma factor: MACLTETVIYQAIQGDRAAFAKVYQHYRTPALKFSLSLLKDKEEAENMVHDVFIKIWEKRALINPELNFSSYLFTCLRNMIFDYMKQMEKSQLLRQRYMERMERATEDDQDELETRYITLHKAINALSEKRKLILLLNVEGGKSYQEIAESLRISKNTVKNQLVKAKQLLRDRVDIAN, encoded by the coding sequence ATGGCTTGTCTCACCGAAACTGTCATTTACCAAGCTATTCAGGGTGATAGGGCGGCTTTTGCGAAAGTGTATCAGCATTACCGGACACCCGCATTAAAGTTTAGTCTCTCGTTGCTGAAGGATAAAGAAGAGGCTGAAAATATGGTGCATGATGTATTTATAAAGATATGGGAGAAACGGGCCCTGATTAATCCTGAGCTTAATTTCAGTTCCTACCTGTTCACCTGCCTGCGGAATATGATATTTGACTATATGAAGCAGATGGAAAAAAGCCAATTGCTTCGGCAGCGGTACATGGAGCGGATGGAACGGGCGACCGAAGACGACCAGGACGAGCTGGAAACCCGATATATAACCCTACATAAGGCTATTAATGCGTTGTCGGAAAAGCGTAAGCTGATTCTACTGCTCAATGTAGAAGGAGGAAAGTCCTATCAGGAGATCGCGGAGTCATTACGGATTTCGAAGAATACCGTTAAAAACCAGTTAGTAAAAGCGAAACAGCTTCTGCGGGACCGGGTGGATATTGCTAATTAA